In a genomic window of Methanosarcina horonobensis HB-1 = JCM 15518:
- a CDS encoding 30S ribosomal protein S4e: protein MTHQKRLSVPKSWKVGKKGNKWISTTRPGPHSQARSLPLGLIIRDVLKLVDNNREGKRILSEGKVLVDGIPRKDLRFPVGLFDVITLPLVNEAYRMLQDEKGRLTLHKLNETNVNKLCRINNKTTVKGGKVQLNLNDGTNILGSNEYGTKDSLILSIPDKQVVKHLKFEVGNLAMVIGGQHSGETGKIMEIREVKSSRHNTVMISGDTDFETIEDYVIVIGKDKPEIRLGGEIL from the coding sequence GTGACACACCAGAAAAGATTATCAGTTCCGAAGAGCTGGAAGGTCGGGAAGAAAGGTAACAAGTGGATCTCCACTACCCGCCCGGGGCCTCACAGCCAGGCACGCAGTCTTCCGCTCGGACTCATAATCCGGGACGTTCTCAAACTTGTTGACAACAACAGAGAAGGTAAGAGGATTCTCTCCGAAGGAAAAGTCCTTGTTGACGGAATTCCCAGGAAAGACCTCAGATTCCCGGTAGGTCTCTTTGACGTAATTACACTTCCACTCGTAAATGAAGCATACAGGATGCTCCAGGATGAGAAAGGACGTCTTACCCTCCACAAGCTCAACGAAACCAATGTAAACAAGCTGTGCAGGATCAACAATAAGACAACCGTCAAAGGAGGAAAAGTACAGCTTAACCTTAACGACGGAACCAACATCCTCGGCTCTAACGAGTACGGGACAAAGGACTCTCTGATCCTTTCCATTCCTGACAAGCAGGTAGTAAAGCACCTGAAGTTTGAGGTCGGCAACCTTGCAATGGTTATAGGCGGCCAGCACTCGGGCGAAACCGGAAAGATTATGGAGATCAGGGAAGTTAAGAGTTCAAGGCACAATACGGTAATGATTTCCGGAGACACCGATTTCGAAACAATCGAAGACTACGTAATCGTTATTGGCAAGGACAAACCTGAAATCCGGCTTGGTGGTGAGATACTTTGA
- a CDS encoding 30S ribosomal protein S5, with product MAFDQDWVPKTRLGKLVVEGQVASMDEAIKSGLPIREPQIIDMLLPDLEDEVLDINMVQRMTDSGRRVKFRATVIVGNRNGYVGLGQAKDVQVGPAIRKAIDAAKLNITYIRRGCGSWECACGLPHTVPYEVTGKAGSVSVTLIPAPRGLGIAAGNTATKVLEKAGIKDVWTKTFGTTRSTLNFAKATYEALNQVNVVRLPAYCKEEV from the coding sequence ATGGCATTCGATCAAGATTGGGTTCCGAAAACCAGGCTTGGAAAGCTGGTCGTTGAAGGACAGGTTGCTTCCATGGACGAAGCAATCAAATCAGGCCTGCCTATTAGAGAACCCCAGATAATTGATATGCTGCTTCCTGACCTGGAAGATGAGGTGCTCGATATCAACATGGTCCAGAGGATGACTGACTCAGGACGCCGTGTAAAGTTCAGAGCAACCGTAATCGTAGGAAACAGAAACGGCTATGTAGGGCTCGGACAGGCAAAAGACGTACAGGTCGGGCCTGCTATCCGCAAGGCAATTGATGCTGCAAAACTCAACATTACCTACATCCGCAGAGGCTGCGGTTCCTGGGAATGCGCTTGTGGACTGCCGCACACCGTACCTTATGAGGTTACAGGGAAGGCAGGCAGTGTAAGTGTAACCCTCATTCCAGCTCCGAGAGGTCTCGGGATTGCTGCAGGAAACACTGCAACCAAAGTGCTTGAAAAAGCCGGTATTAAAGACGTATGGACCAAGACCTTCGGAACTACCAGGTCAACCCTCAACTTCGCAAAGGCTACCTACGAAGCCCTTAATCAGGTGAATGTTGTAAGGCTGCCTGCGTACTGTAAGGAGGAAGTCTGA
- a CDS encoding 30S ribosomal protein S8, with amino-acid sequence MVLLDPLANALSTIKNAEAIGKSSCIVRPASKNIGNVLKVMQDLGYIGDFEFIDDGKAGIYSITLVGRINKCGAIKPRYSVGTGSFERWEKQFLPAKNFGALILTTSSGVMSQYDARDKKIGGQLLAYVY; translated from the coding sequence ATGGTATTACTTGATCCTCTTGCAAACGCCCTTTCCACTATTAAAAATGCGGAAGCCATTGGGAAGAGCTCCTGTATTGTCAGGCCTGCTTCAAAGAACATCGGCAACGTCCTGAAGGTTATGCAGGATCTTGGCTACATTGGAGATTTCGAGTTCATCGACGATGGAAAAGCCGGAATCTACAGCATTACCCTTGTGGGAAGAATTAACAAGTGCGGTGCAATCAAGCCGCGGTATTCAGTAGGAACTGGCAGCTTTGAACGCTGGGAAAAGCAGTTTCTGCCAGCAAAGAACTTTGGTGCCCTTATACTAACCACTTCAAGCGGGGTCATGTCCCAGTACGATGCTCGTGATAAGAAGATTGGTGGGCAGCTTCTTGCTTATGTATACTGA
- a CDS encoding 50S ribosomal protein L32e, translating into MAEDNKVESTPVSLDMDPESRRLFNLRKVLKGKKPQFKRTCSHKFKRLDDNWRRPRGSQGKQRRKYVAKGALAQVGYGSPAAVKGLHPSGYSDVLISSIAELELVDPSFEAIRIAGKIGAKKKALIIAKAEEAGIKVLNPGRSE; encoded by the coding sequence ATGGCAGAAGACAATAAAGTTGAAAGTACCCCGGTTTCCCTTGATATGGATCCCGAATCCAGGCGCTTATTCAATTTGAGAAAGGTTCTGAAAGGAAAGAAACCCCAGTTCAAGAGAACCTGCAGCCACAAGTTCAAAAGGCTTGATGACAACTGGAGGCGTCCGAGAGGTTCTCAGGGTAAGCAGCGCAGAAAGTATGTTGCGAAAGGAGCTCTTGCCCAGGTAGGGTACGGGAGTCCTGCAGCGGTTAAAGGCCTGCACCCCTCGGGTTATTCTGATGTTCTTATTTCCAGCATTGCAGAGCTTGAGCTTGTTGACCCATCTTTCGAAGCTATCAGAATCGCAGGAAAGATAGGTGCAAAAAAGAAAGCCCTTATTATTGCAAAAGCTGAAGAAGCCGGGATTAAAGTCCTGAACCCTGGAAGGAGTGAGTAA
- a CDS encoding 30S ribosomal protein S3, with translation MAIERKFVNDGYVKASMDEYFAEQLNRAGYGGMELNRTPMGTQIIIYSEKPGMVIGKAGKVIRKLTRDVATKYNLENPQIDAQEVKRPELNAQMMASRLAASIERGWYFRKAGHNTLRAVMNAGALGCEVVISGKLTGARSRVEKFVDGYIKHSGNPVEEVVDEGFAVAIKKLGTLGCKVRIIQPGVVLPDSYKVRELSEVVEPIEKPAEKQAEKPVEAPKKEAAKAKAPAPAAAPASAPVEEAEVAEPEEAEEEFQAETSEDFEEAELVYVEGSEEVRRQVNGVWQHKHESHDYWHPMARVHKEAKE, from the coding sequence ATGGCAATAGAGAGAAAGTTCGTCAATGACGGGTATGTTAAAGCCTCCATGGACGAATATTTTGCAGAACAGCTTAACAGAGCTGGATATGGCGGCATGGAGCTTAACAGGACCCCCATGGGCACCCAGATTATTATCTACTCCGAAAAGCCGGGAATGGTAATCGGGAAAGCCGGGAAGGTCATCAGAAAACTTACCCGTGACGTTGCAACCAAATACAACCTCGAAAACCCGCAGATTGACGCTCAGGAAGTTAAGAGACCTGAACTTAATGCCCAGATGATGGCATCCAGGCTTGCAGCTTCCATTGAGAGGGGCTGGTACTTCAGGAAAGCCGGACACAACACCCTCAGAGCAGTCATGAATGCAGGTGCTCTTGGATGTGAAGTCGTAATCTCCGGAAAGCTTACCGGAGCAAGGTCAAGAGTCGAGAAATTCGTTGACGGATACATAAAGCATTCTGGAAACCCTGTAGAAGAAGTTGTTGACGAAGGGTTTGCAGTAGCAATCAAAAAGCTTGGAACCCTTGGCTGCAAAGTCAGGATCATTCAGCCTGGCGTTGTCCTGCCAGACTCATATAAAGTCAGGGAATTATCAGAAGTTGTAGAACCCATTGAAAAGCCTGCCGAGAAACAGGCTGAGAAACCTGTCGAAGCTCCTAAGAAGGAAGCCGCAAAGGCAAAAGCTCCTGCTCCTGCAGCAGCCCCTGCATCGGCACCCGTAGAAGAAGCTGAAGTTGCAGAGCCTGAAGAAGCCGAAGAAGAATTCCAGGCTGAAACCTCTGAAGACTTTGAAGAAGCAGAACTTGTTTATGTAGAAGGCTCAGAGGAAGTCCGCAGGCAAGTCAACGGCGTCTGGCAGCATAAGCATGAGAGCCACGACTACTGGCACCCCATGGCAAGAGTCCACAAGGAGGCTAAGGAATAA
- a CDS encoding 50S ribosomal protein L18, translating to MATGPRYKVPFRRRREGRTNYHLRLKLLLSRQDRVVVRKSARNVQIQLIAPTPEGDITYSSAVSSELAKYGYTGATGNTTAAYLTGLLFGLKSLQKGYEGGILDIGLQASSAGSRVYAALKGIVDSGFEIPCNPDVFPSDERIRGEHIAEYRDESSDLPEQFEATKEKIFAEFS from the coding sequence ATGGCAACAGGACCAAGATATAAGGTTCCTTTTAGAAGAAGAAGAGAAGGGCGCACTAATTACCACCTCCGCCTTAAGTTACTACTCTCAAGGCAGGACCGTGTGGTTGTCAGAAAGAGTGCAAGAAACGTTCAGATCCAGTTAATAGCTCCAACCCCTGAAGGGGATATAACATATTCCTCAGCCGTTTCTAGTGAACTTGCAAAGTACGGTTACACAGGAGCTACCGGAAACACAACGGCTGCATACCTTACAGGGCTCTTATTCGGGCTGAAGAGTTTGCAGAAGGGCTATGAAGGAGGCATTCTGGATATCGGACTTCAGGCTTCCTCTGCAGGTTCAAGAGTCTATGCTGCCCTTAAAGGGATTGTAGACTCGGGTTTTGAAATCCCCTGCAACCCCGATGTGTTCCCCTCGGATGAGAGAATCCGCGGAGAGCACATAGCCGAATACAGAGACGAGAGCTCAGACCTGCCAGAGCAGTTTGAAGCAACCAAAGAGAAAATCTTTGCTGAATTTAGTTAA
- the rpl14p gene encoding 50S ribosomal protein L14, with translation MKGIRSNIPRALNAGAQIACVDNTGAKVVEIISVKKYRGVKNRMPCAGIGDMCVVSVKKGTPEMRKQVLLAVVVRQKQEFRRPDGLHVAFEDNAMVITDEEGIPKGTDIKGPVAREVAERYPKIGTTASIIV, from the coding sequence ATGAAAGGCATACGCTCAAACATCCCAAGAGCACTCAATGCAGGCGCCCAGATCGCTTGTGTGGACAACACAGGGGCAAAAGTAGTCGAGATTATCTCTGTCAAGAAGTACAGAGGCGTCAAGAACAGAATGCCCTGCGCAGGAATTGGTGACATGTGCGTTGTGTCCGTAAAGAAAGGCACACCCGAAATGAGGAAACAGGTTCTCCTTGCAGTCGTGGTTCGCCAGAAACAGGAGTTCCGCCGTCCTGACGGTCTTCATGTCGCATTTGAAGACAATGCAATGGTAATCACGGATGAAGAAGGAATCCCCAAAGGCACGGATATAAAAGGCCCTGTTGCCAGGGAAGTTGCCGAAAGGTACCCGAAGATCGGGACAACCGCATCCATCATTGTCTGA
- the rplX gene encoding 50S ribosomal protein L24: MVSKQPRKQRKARYTAPLHIRQKFMGARLSEELAKQYGTRSAAVITGDTVKVMRGDFKGTEGKVQSVSLLDGTISVDGVISTKVDGTEVPRPINPSNVMITKLETKDGRRASSIKK; encoded by the coding sequence ATGGTATCCAAACAGCCCAGGAAACAGAGAAAGGCAAGATACACCGCACCTCTCCATATCAGACAGAAATTCATGGGTGCAAGGCTCAGTGAAGAACTTGCCAAGCAGTACGGCACAAGAAGTGCTGCAGTCATCACTGGCGACACAGTAAAGGTCATGCGCGGAGACTTCAAGGGCACTGAAGGAAAAGTCCAGTCCGTATCCCTTTTGGACGGCACGATTTCTGTGGACGGAGTCATTTCCACAAAAGTGGACGGCACCGAAGTTCCAAGGCCCATTAACCCCTCCAATGTTATGATCACAAAGCTGGAAACGAAAGACGGGCGCAGAGCGTCAAGCATTAAGAAGTGA
- a CDS encoding 50S ribosomal protein L23 — protein sequence MSSINYPFVTEKAMMLLDENKLQFIVDTRSNKKQIVEDVEKLYGFKVKSVRTMTTMKGTKKAVLAFEEPEAAHEIATRIGLM from the coding sequence ATGAGTTCTATCAATTATCCATTTGTTACTGAAAAAGCGATGATGCTGCTTGATGAAAACAAGCTCCAGTTCATCGTTGACACCAGGTCAAATAAAAAGCAGATCGTAGAAGATGTTGAGAAACTGTACGGGTTCAAAGTAAAATCCGTGCGGACCATGACCACAATGAAGGGTACAAAAAAAGCAGTCCTTGCCTTTGAAGAACCTGAAGCGGCACATGAGATTGCAACCCGAATAGGACTTATGTGA
- a CDS encoding 50S ribosomal protein L22: MARINYSVNGDPETTSKAMGSELHISPKKSREVCCKIKGMKASEARKFLEDVIAMKQAVPFKRHHEGTGHRKGPMAAGRYPISASKEILKVLKNAESNAEYKGLEPANMYITHAAIQRGRVIHGFMPRARGRATPKDTETVNIEMILSEVR, from the coding sequence ATGGCAAGAATCAATTACTCAGTCAACGGAGACCCTGAAACTACCTCTAAAGCAATGGGTTCTGAACTTCACATTTCTCCTAAAAAGTCCCGTGAAGTCTGCTGCAAGATTAAGGGCATGAAAGCCTCTGAAGCAAGGAAGTTCCTCGAGGACGTAATTGCCATGAAGCAGGCAGTACCCTTCAAAAGACACCATGAAGGAACCGGTCACAGAAAAGGTCCCATGGCTGCAGGAAGGTACCCTATCAGCGCTTCAAAAGAGATCTTAAAAGTCCTTAAAAATGCAGAAAGCAATGCCGAGTACAAGGGTCTTGAGCCCGCAAATATGTACATTACCCACGCTGCAATTCAGCGCGGAAGAGTAATTCACGGGTTCATGCCTAGGGCCAGAGGAAGGGCAACGCCCAAAGACACGGAAACTGTAAACATCGAGATGATCCTCTCCGAGGTGCGCTAA
- a CDS encoding 50S ribosomal protein L2, with protein MGKRIISQNRGRGTPTYRAPSHKFKADLRHPRVDENTSLLGEVIDIEHDPARSAPIAKVAFENGEELFLLASEGISVGNIIECGDDAEVKPGNIVPIGNVPEGFFICNIESKPNDGGKFVRSSGVYATVVTHEPNRTAVSMPSGNIKWLNPKCRAVVGIVAGGGRVDRPWLKAGKKYHKMKTRAAKYPRVSAVAMNPRDHPFGGGAWKHPGKPTTVSRNAPPGRKVGLIAARRTGMKR; from the coding sequence ATGGGTAAAAGAATTATATCACAGAACAGGGGTAGAGGCACTCCAACTTACAGAGCTCCTTCTCACAAGTTCAAAGCAGATCTCAGGCACCCTCGTGTTGATGAAAATACCTCCCTTCTGGGAGAAGTAATTGACATCGAGCACGACCCTGCCCGTTCAGCCCCGATCGCAAAGGTTGCCTTTGAAAATGGAGAAGAACTTTTCCTCCTTGCTTCCGAAGGCATCTCAGTGGGGAACATCATCGAATGCGGAGACGACGCCGAGGTTAAGCCGGGGAACATTGTCCCTATCGGAAATGTGCCTGAAGGTTTCTTTATTTGCAACATTGAATCAAAGCCAAACGACGGCGGCAAATTTGTCCGTTCCTCCGGAGTATACGCAACCGTTGTAACCCACGAACCGAACAGGACTGCAGTGTCCATGCCCTCAGGGAACATCAAATGGCTCAATCCTAAGTGCAGGGCAGTTGTTGGGATTGTTGCAGGCGGCGGCAGAGTGGATAGGCCTTGGCTCAAAGCCGGAAAGAAATACCACAAAATGAAAACGAGAGCTGCAAAGTATCCGAGGGTTTCAGCTGTTGCCATGAACCCGCGTGATCACCCGTTCGGTGGAGGTGCCTGGAAACACCCGGGTAAGCCAACCACGGTTAGCAGAAACGCCCCGCCCGGAAGAAAGGTCGGACTGATTGCAGCGAGAAGGACCGGAATGAAGCGCTGA
- a CDS encoding 50S ribosomal protein L30, which yields MYAVVRLRGQVNVRYTIEDTMKMLRLHKVNHCVFVPENPHYKGMVQKVKDYVAYGKIDAKTLAEVLENRGRLEGDTRLTEEYIRENTDYDSIQAFAEAVVEGKASLKDVPKLKPVFRLHPPRKGHAGIKRTVQQGGVLGNHEEEINVLLHKMR from the coding sequence ATGTATGCAGTTGTGAGACTCAGAGGCCAGGTCAACGTACGTTATACCATTGAGGACACCATGAAGATGCTCCGCCTGCACAAAGTTAACCACTGCGTGTTTGTGCCGGAAAATCCTCACTACAAGGGTATGGTCCAGAAAGTAAAGGACTACGTTGCATACGGAAAAATTGATGCAAAGACCCTTGCAGAAGTCCTCGAAAACCGCGGAAGGCTTGAAGGCGACACCCGCCTCACAGAAGAATATATCCGTGAAAACACGGACTATGATTCCATACAGGCCTTTGCCGAAGCTGTTGTCGAGGGAAAAGCTTCCCTTAAGGATGTCCCCAAACTGAAGCCTGTATTCAGGCTTCACCCGCCAAGAAAAGGGCACGCAGGGATTAAGAGGACAGTCCAGCAGGGCGGCGTACTCGGAAACCACGAAGAAGAAATCAACGTGCTTCTGCACAAGATGAGATAA
- a CDS encoding 30S ribosomal protein S14, translating to MTDTIDKSGRGVNQCKRCGRKQGLVRKYDIYLCRHCFREIAHEMGFEKYS from the coding sequence ATGACAGATACAATAGATAAGTCCGGAAGAGGAGTAAACCAGTGCAAGCGGTGCGGAAGAAAACAGGGGCTTGTCCGCAAATACGACATTTACCTCTGCAGGCACTGTTTCAGGGAGATTGCCCACGAGATGGGCTTTGAAAAGTATTCTTAA
- a CDS encoding 30S ribosomal protein S17, translating into MARDIGLNIPAPSEECDDAYCPFHGTLPVRGQILVGTVVSSKMDNTVVIERQYMKMVSKYQRYEKRRSKIHAHNPACISAKVGDIVTIAECRPISKTKSYVVVKAEVPK; encoded by the coding sequence ATGGCAAGAGATATTGGATTAAATATACCGGCGCCATCAGAGGAATGTGACGATGCATACTGTCCCTTCCACGGAACACTCCCGGTAAGAGGACAGATCCTTGTGGGTACCGTGGTCAGCAGCAAAATGGACAACACGGTAGTCATCGAAAGGCAATACATGAAAATGGTGTCGAAATATCAGAGATATGAAAAGAGACGCTCGAAGATTCATGCACATAATCCAGCCTGCATATCCGCAAAAGTCGGTGACATTGTCACGATTGCAGAATGCAGACCTATAAGCAAAACCAAATCCTACGTTGTCGTCAAAGCAGAGGTGCCCAAATGA
- a CDS encoding 50S ribosomal protein L19e, with the protein MSDLSNQRKLASKVLECGLDRVWLNPEASEEIASAITREDIRGLIEKGTIKAKPVKGVSRGRARALAAKRKYGHCKGHGSRKGKKGARTPKKELWIKKIRALRRRLKELRADGALDKSVYCRLYRKAKGGEYRSVSHLNSHLESEKLLNK; encoded by the coding sequence ATGTCAGACCTGTCCAACCAGAGGAAGCTGGCTTCCAAAGTTCTTGAGTGCGGACTTGACAGGGTATGGCTTAATCCCGAAGCCTCCGAAGAAATCGCTTCCGCAATCACAAGAGAAGACATCCGCGGACTCATTGAGAAAGGCACCATCAAGGCAAAGCCTGTAAAAGGAGTTAGCAGAGGCAGAGCCAGAGCTCTTGCTGCCAAGCGTAAGTACGGGCACTGCAAGGGACATGGTTCCAGGAAAGGTAAGAAAGGAGCCCGCACTCCCAAGAAGGAACTGTGGATCAAAAAGATCCGGGCTCTTAGAAGAAGACTCAAGGAGCTGCGTGCAGACGGAGCACTTGACAAGTCAGTGTACTGCAGACTCTACAGAAAGGCAAAAGGCGGAGAATACAGAAGCGTTTCTCACCTTAACTCCCACCTTGAATCCGAAAAACTGTTAAATAAATAA
- the rnp1 gene encoding ribonuclease P protein component 1: MRSKVEILPSTLIFHELIGLEIKVINSTNPSLIGIRGRVIDETKNMLVIENSESRKLKIPKADSEFVFRIPAELSEKGRRSDTFVKIQGNLLLSQPENRIKNIKKLRKWG, translated from the coding sequence ATGAGATCTAAAGTGGAAATTCTACCTTCGACTCTTATCTTTCATGAACTGATAGGGCTCGAAATTAAGGTGATTAATTCCACTAATCCATCATTAATAGGAATCCGGGGCAGAGTCATCGACGAGACGAAAAATATGCTTGTGATAGAAAACTCAGAGTCCCGGAAACTGAAGATTCCCAAGGCGGATTCGGAATTTGTCTTCCGGATCCCTGCCGAGCTCTCAGAAAAAGGCCGCAGATCCGATACATTCGTTAAAATTCAGGGAAACCTGCTGCTCTCACAACCCGAAAATCGGATCAAGAACATTAAAAAGCTACGTAAATGGGGCTAA
- a CDS encoding 30S ribosomal protein S19: MAKKASSRLPKRKGEYTYRGKTVSELQELSLEEFAELLPSRERRSIKRGFTDGQKKVLHEFKEGKKVRTHHRDMIILPEMIGTAIEIHNGKEFVSVELQPEMIGHRFGEFAPTRSKVNHGSAGVGATRSSKFVPLK, encoded by the coding sequence ATGGCAAAAAAAGCATCATCAAGGTTACCGAAGAGAAAGGGTGAGTATACCTACCGCGGGAAGACCGTCTCAGAACTTCAGGAGCTGAGTCTTGAAGAGTTTGCAGAACTTCTGCCTTCAAGAGAGCGCAGGAGCATTAAGCGCGGGTTTACCGACGGGCAGAAGAAAGTCCTGCACGAGTTCAAGGAAGGAAAGAAGGTCAGAACCCACCACAGGGATATGATCATCCTTCCCGAAATGATCGGAACAGCTATCGAAATCCACAACGGGAAAGAGTTTGTTAGTGTAGAGCTTCAGCCCGAAATGATCGGGCACCGCTTCGGAGAATTCGCACCTACAAGATCAAAAGTTAACCACGGCAGTGCCGGTGTGGGAGCAACCCGTTCAAGCAAGTTCGTACCGCTGAAATGA
- a CDS encoding 50S ribosomal protein L6 yields the protein MVKEIARTIEIPEGVSVSLSQDVFTARGPKGTVERMFWYPGIRIEVREGEVVVDAESSRKEQKAMVGTFASHIKNLIIGVSEGFECKMTIVYAHFPMQVKVEGKTLVIGNFLGEKKPRVAKILGETKVKVSGNEVAVSGINKEDVGQTAANIEQKTKIKRFDPRIFQDGIYIVQKA from the coding sequence ATGGTTAAGGAGATTGCAAGAACAATAGAGATTCCTGAAGGAGTTTCCGTCTCTCTCTCTCAGGATGTTTTTACTGCCAGGGGTCCTAAAGGAACTGTCGAAAGAATGTTCTGGTACCCTGGAATCAGAATAGAGGTAAGGGAAGGCGAAGTTGTCGTGGATGCTGAATCTTCAAGGAAAGAGCAGAAAGCCATGGTAGGAACCTTTGCTTCCCATATCAAGAACCTGATTATAGGCGTAAGTGAAGGCTTTGAGTGCAAGATGACCATCGTGTACGCTCACTTCCCCATGCAGGTAAAGGTTGAAGGCAAAACCCTGGTTATCGGGAACTTCCTTGGAGAAAAGAAGCCAAGAGTTGCAAAAATCCTTGGTGAGACAAAGGTAAAGGTAAGCGGAAACGAAGTTGCCGTTTCCGGTATCAACAAGGAAGATGTCGGGCAGACTGCCGCAAACATAGAACAAAAGACCAAGATTAAGAGGTTCGATCCGAGGATCTTCCAGGATGGAATCTACATAGTGCAGAAGGCCTGA
- the rpmC gene encoding 50S ribosomal protein L29, which translates to MAILRTSEIRTMTIEERADELENLNNELVRERALTSAGGAPENPGRIGEIRRTIARIKTIQHELNEI; encoded by the coding sequence ATGGCAATTCTCAGGACCAGCGAAATCCGGACCATGACAATTGAAGAACGGGCCGACGAACTCGAAAACCTGAATAACGAACTTGTAAGGGAAAGGGCTCTCACCTCAGCCGGTGGAGCTCCGGAAAACCCTGGCAGGATCGGAGAAATCAGGAGAACGATTGCCCGGATAAAGACAATTCAGCACGAGCTAAATGAGATCTAA
- a CDS encoding 50S ribosomal protein L5 — MRIPIVEKVIVHMGVGESGQHLVNAEEILRAITGQEVVRCFAKRTLPAFSIKKNEPIGCKVTLRGQKAQEFLETSLGIIEKTLSRSQFDSLGNVSFGIEEHTDFPGMRYDPNIGVFGMDVTVVLKRPGERICKRRIATRKVPTGHRVTVDDAITFFNESYGVEVM; from the coding sequence ATGCGCATTCCCATAGTTGAGAAAGTAATCGTCCACATGGGTGTTGGAGAAAGTGGTCAGCACCTTGTAAACGCCGAAGAAATCCTCCGGGCCATTACAGGGCAGGAGGTTGTTAGGTGCTTTGCCAAAAGGACTCTTCCTGCATTCTCAATCAAGAAAAATGAGCCCATAGGTTGCAAGGTAACCCTCAGGGGTCAGAAAGCTCAGGAGTTCCTTGAGACCTCTTTAGGGATCATCGAAAAGACCCTTAGCAGATCTCAGTTCGATTCTCTCGGGAATGTCTCTTTCGGAATTGAAGAACACACTGACTTTCCGGGTATGAGATATGACCCTAACATCGGGGTTTTCGGAATGGACGTAACTGTCGTACTCAAGCGCCCTGGAGAAAGGATCTGCAAGAGGAGAATTGCAACCCGCAAGGTCCCGACTGGCCACAGGGTCACGGTAGATGATGCGATCACTTTCTTTAACGAAAGTTATGGCGTGGAGGTCATGTAA
- a CDS encoding uL15m family ribosomal protein: MDIKKFRGSRTCGGGTHKNRRGAGNRGGRGKAGGCKHHFVRAMMRGYSYGKHGFKRPDEVSKDVSIVNVGELDELAPYLVEEGLAEVKDGAYHINLENLGIEKVLGSGRVTKNLVVTSEEFSASAREKIENAGGSCIDAE; this comes from the coding sequence ATGGATATTAAGAAGTTCAGAGGGTCCAGGACCTGCGGTGGCGGGACCCATAAAAACAGGCGTGGGGCCGGAAATCGCGGAGGCCGTGGGAAAGCCGGTGGCTGCAAACACCACTTCGTAAGAGCGATGATGCGTGGGTACAGCTACGGAAAGCACGGTTTCAAGCGTCCTGATGAAGTATCCAAAGACGTTTCCATAGTAAATGTTGGAGAGCTCGACGAACTTGCTCCCTATCTTGTTGAAGAAGGGCTTGCAGAAGTTAAGGACGGGGCATACCACATTAACCTTGAAAATCTCGGAATCGAGAAGGTTCTTGGAAGCGGACGTGTCACAAAGAACCTTGTGGTCACTTCAGAGGAGTTTTCCGCCTCTGCCCGCGAAAAGATCGAAAATGCTGGTGGAAGCTGCATCGATGCCGAATAA